CAGACAGGCTTTGCGTCGTCGCTTCCTACAGCTACCGAGTAGAGAAGCAAGAGGCCAGATGATGACCAGGCTTGGTTTTGACAAGTTCCAGATCTGGGCAGCTTTGGATACTCTTAATTTTGATGCAGACGGGAAAACATATACCTTTGCGTCCTGGATTGCTGATCGTCAGAAAGGAAATGGAGCGCCAATTATTCCTTTCTCAACGATTATTGATAGTGCTCGCCAATTGGGTGCTGACGATACCCATGCCTCGATACGTATTCAGTTGTTATCGCTACAAGGGACGCTCCGTGCCGTTGCTGGTGGTTCCGGTCGGCCTGCACCTCAACGTTCTGGGAACGTATCGGCTGCATTCGCTGGTGGGCGTCAATTGGAATATGAGCCCCTCCAAGATTCCCAGGGTTTTGATGATCGCCAGCCCTTGAGTGTGGAGCCTGATTTCTTTTCAGATCAAACAACGGGGCCCGCTTCGAGTGACGTTCCCGGCGTTCTTAATATGTCTGATGATGTATTTGAGGGGGGTACTCCACAAGCATTTCGTGAGGACTTTACCTCTGATTCAACGTCTGATCGTTCTGAAAGTAATTCCTTTTCACCTGACCAAACTCAAGTCTCCCCGGATCGCGTGGAGCCGTCGGACTCGTCAGGCTCACAGATCCAAGAGTCATCGTCTCGTGATGACTTGTCGCGTGCGGAATTTGGTTCTTCGTTTGACTCTGCCGCTATGGGAGAGGATTCCGGCACCGTTTTGAGCAACGCGCGTGAGCAAATCGATCAGAAAACTTCAATTCCGATCGACTGGACTAGTTCTTCTGTTGATGTTTATGATGGAAAATATGGGGAAGTTTCACTCTCTGCAAGTATCGATGGTACGTTGAATCCTTCAATTGAGCGAGATGGAAAGGGTGACTATAGTCTCACACTTGATCAGTCTGACTTAGATTTTAATCTCACACTCAGCGCCGAAGGTACATATACAAAGGAAATTCCTCGTTATAACCTCGAGCTTTCTGCAACATTGGGGACAAGCTTAACGCTGACACTCGAAAAAAATCCAGGACAGCAAGGAATTAGTGGTTATAATATTTCTTCCTCTGGTTTGGAGCTGGAGATGGTTGCCGGCTTTATTGTTAATCCTGAATACAATGGCGTTTATTTATCTGCTTCAATTGACCCTGAATTGAGTTGGACAATTGATGCCTCGCTGCAGGATGGCATTCAGGTTGCCAAGCCAGAATTTGGTTTGAACTTTGACTATAGCCTCAACAAACCCGATTTCTTGGATGCGGTGACGGGTGCATTTGAGAATGTTGGTGACGAATTTGCTGACTTTTTCAAGAACCCTTCTTGGTCTAGTTTTGTCGATAGTGTTGACTCGTTGGTCAATCTAGGTGAGTTTCTGACGAGTCCGGAATTTATGAATTGGGCTGTCAATCAAGCGGCTTCGTATGTGACCAGTGTTGTTAACGAGGCTTCTGCATATGCTCAACAGCTCCTTTCAGATGCCTATGCAGGGCTTCAATCGACCGTGGACGAGGTGACATCTGCAGTTAGTAACGCTGCCGATGAAGCCTGGACAGCCGCAAGTGATTGGACGTCTGACGCGAGTAGTTGGGCGTCGGATGCCTGGGATTCCACCTCTGACTGGGCTTCAGATACTTGGGACGATGTGTCCTCATGGTGATCTAGCCGCTTGCTTGATTGATTCGCTCGTTCCATTGTCTCCAGATCTCTAAGGCTTCCTCGTCAGTGATCTTTGAATTATTCATTTGATATTGTTCATGTTGAGCTAATGTTTCATTGTTTTCTATTTTTTCTAGATAGTTTATGCCTAGAGTCTGTTTTAGCCATGTGTCTGACGCGTGGTAGTAGTTAGAGAAGCCTATTGCTTGTTCTTTTGTTGCTTTGTACTTGGTGTGTCCTTGGCAATTCTTGATCACATGGTCGATGAAGCGGAATCTTTTTTGGCTTTGAACTTTAATGCTATTTGCTATCATGTAGCGATTTAGGCTTGTTATGATCTGAAGTCCATCTACGCTAAGACTTTGATTTGATCGTGGCGTTTTGTCAAAGGCTTCCCTCCATGCAATATCTGTTTTCTCGCAAAAGTCTTGGAGCAGTTTTCCATTCTGCTGTAGTTCATCAAAGTTGCTGACTTTTAAATGATCTGGTTGAAATGCTCTTTGCCACATCGTGATGGTTTTTTTGTGATTGCATAGGTTTCGGTAATAGGCTGGACTTTCGATGCCAAACTTGGGTTTACCCATTTTCACCTCTGTTGACATCATTGATATGGCAGCTCTAATTGGTTTTCGTACATAGAGGAGAAGATTGATTTCCTTGAAGTATTCTCTAAGCATTTCGGCGAGTGACGTTATTTCGTGTTCTGCCTGCAGTGTGTGTTGGAGGAATTCGCTTGAAATGATCCATTTCTGAGTTGTCTTGCTTTCAATTTCTCCTTTTAGTTTGTATTCTAGCTCAGCTTTGAATTGTAGGCGTTTATGTGCCGAATCTAAGTTATTGTTTTTGGCGAGGAAGTCTAGTTTATGATTTGTGCTGTAAAACATCAGGGCCAATTTGTAGTGCGAGTAAGCTCCAAGGCACTGTGGTGTCTCAATGGATTGTTTGGTTAGCTCTCTGTGTTGCGTGTGTAAAAATGTTTGAATTGTTGAGCTGCCTGTTTTTGGGAGCCCGATGTGAAGAGTTAGTTTGCGTTTTTTTTGCATGATCATTCGATGCTTCTGCGAATTGCATCGAACGAGTGAGCATTCCATGCAAAAAACATTTGATCTCTTCCCTTGCTGGGTTTTCTACTGCATTCTTCTGTGTACTGTGTGTCTCGCCAAATCAAGAATTCTCGGGCTGTTGCTTTGCTGACCTGATTATTGACTAATCGTTCATGATTTCGCTTGGCTTTTCTCCAGTAGTCAGTGTTGTAAATTGACCCGTTAGAGTAGTGCCAGCTTACGAACAATGCGATCCTCTCCATGTTGCTTGACGCGATCGAGTTGAAGCGCTGCTCACTTCTTGCGATCATCCAGTAATTTCCACTTATGCGCTCTCGATTTTTGATATGTGCTGCGATCAGTTTGCAGTGATGAATTGTCAACTCAATAGTTGTCGCTTCTAGGGGTTCGATAAACCCAGCTCGATTCCCTAGGCTGTACACTCTTCCTTCCAGGTGTTTATCTCCTAGATGACTCTCAAATTGAACCGTTTTCCTTGTGTTGATTGCAAGCAGGCCCCTCTCCTCAAGGTAGCGGTCTAAATCTTGGTTGATGACTTTTGCAGTACTCAGGCTTGAGTCATGGACGTATCCAATTGATAGCCTATTGTTAAGAGGTATCTGAAAAATCCAACCGAATGGTCTTGCGACTGCTTTTGTGGTTTTTAAGTTAGGCCGAGGTGATGAGTCTAATTTTTCCTCTTGACATTTTTGTAAAGTTGCCATATTGGCTATTAAGGGCCGTGCTTTTTCGCCCTGTGGATTCTTTTCTGCATGTTTGAAGCCCCGGCAATCAATCACATAGTCAAAGAGTTCTTTCTCTCCTCGATCAAGCTCTACTGCAACTTTTTGATGATTTTGTGCTAGGTGCTCTGATGCTGTTCGCTTGATTACATTGATATCAATATTCCTTAGTAGGATATTTGCAGTCTTGGCGGCATCAAAGTGGTAGGAATAGCCTATTCCTGTGGGTGTAAAGAGGTGATTGTATTTCTTTGCATGGTTGCCCCAGTTTTCAAAGCAAATGCCTCTTTTTTTGGTGGCATTGGCTTCGTTCGTCATGATCTCTGCTGTGATGTCTTCTTCGTCTAGCCATCGACGAAACCATGGGCCTCCGCCCTCCCCGACTCCAATGGTTGGGATCACAGGTGAGTGAATGATACAGATTGTGGCGTTGGGAAATTGGCGCCTCAGCATGCGCGTTGCGATAGCTCCTGCCGTTCCCGCTCCAAGAATGGCTAGCCGCATTGAGACATACTCTTTTTCGAAAGCTAGTGCTTTCTTCTTTGATGATCAGCACTTTTTAAGGCCTTCGGCTCTTCTTGAGATTTGCTTAGGGTTCTAGCTCAACACAGAGTTGGTGCTGTGTCTTCAACCTCGTCCCTCTCTACGGCTCTCTCTCTGAGTGATTCTCATGCATCCGCTTTTTGATTAATTCGCATTGAGAGGTCGTCATCACGCTCTCGTGACGGATTGATTGGGTTGTTGTGCCGGTCCCGCCGTTGTTATCCACCTGGTTCGTTTCTCTTCTCTTGTTGATGACCGCGACTTTTCCAAGCTCATTGCCCTGCGCCACTGGCGGTGAGATCGCTGTTCAGATCAGCGTGTCCAGAACACGCAGGCAGGGAATCCGGCCGATCAGCAACCCAAGGCTGACTGCAAATCCCATCACGAGCAGCAGCACATAGAGACCGAAGAACTGGGTTTCTGAGGCCTTCAGGAAAAACCGTTTTCCAGCAAGGCTGCCGGCCAGTGTGACTGGAATCAAGATTAAGCCGGCGGTCGCGTTGATGGGAGTGAGCAGTCCCAGGCTGATCAGAGGGATCAGCTTGAGGATGTTCTGAACCAGCATGTAACTCAGCTGGGCAGGCACAAAGGTCCCTCGGTTCAGCCCGTGGCGCAGAAAGTAGAGCGTCATCAGCGGGCTGCCGGTGTTGCTCACGGTTTGGCTGATACCCACCGCTGATCCCATCAGCACGAGACCGCTGGCGCGGGGGGCTTCAGCTCCTCCGCCGAGGTGCGCCAGCCTGTCCCTTAGGACCAACAGCAGGCCATACACCAGACAGAGCAGGGCCACGAGCAGTTCGAGGCGCCGGTGTACCTCGGCTTCCTCCCCGTTGGAGACCAGACCCCAGAGGATCAGTCCGCCGATGGCAGTGCCGATCGCTGCACTGGGTAAGAGGGGCAGGAGCAGAGTGCGTCGCGCTCCTGCGCGATGCTGCCATACACCGAGCAGGGCCGCTGGAAGCATCAGTAGCGCCACAACGGCTACACCGTTCACAGCGCCGATGGCGAAGACCATCAGAGGTGAGGCGATGAATCCCCCTGTGCCCAGGCCACTGCGGCCGAATCCCATCAGAAAGGCTGAAAGGATCGCGAGAACGACGGCGAGCCACGGGATGGGCTGGCTGAAAAAGGTTTCCAGCAATGGATTAGCCCGTTCGGATCAAACCTAGCAATGAACGCTTGCGTTGCGCTGGCGTTACGTCCATGACGCGGTGACGTGGCGAATGGCGTTGGCGAGGGTCTGCAGTTCGCTGTCGTTGCTGCACACGTGGGTGCAGGCTCTCAGGCAGCTCGGATCGGCGAGGTCGCGGATCCAGATTCCTTGCTCTCCAAGTCGTTTCACCACCTGAGCTGGTTGAAGCGTGGTGGTGTTCGGGTCAAGCTCAAAACTCACTAATCCTGCAGCGGGAGGACCATCGAGCAGAGGCACCACCCCAGGAACGTTCGAGAGCTCTTGCCAGAGACGCTCACTCAGAAGGCGAATGCGTTCCAGGCGCTGGCCTGGTCCCCCCTCTTGTTCCAGTTGATCCAGGGAACAGCGCAGCCCTGCCATCAAGGGCACGCAACTGGTGGCCACTTCGAACCGGCGGCTGTCGGCGTGGAAAGGATGGGGATCGTCGAGGGACGCTCGGGTTTCATCGCGCAGGCTCCGCCATCCGATCAGGGTTGGGTTGGACTCCTCCAGAACGCGCTCCGACAGAGCGACGCCGCCAAGCCCCTCAGGTCCGCAGGCCCATTTGTGACCCGTGAAGGCATAGATGTCTGCGGCAGCAGCAGCCTCATCCACTGGAATCTGGCCCATGCTCTGGGCGGCATCCACGAGCAGAAACGGTTGGCCCGGGTGCTGTTGAAGTTGGGCGGCGACGGCCGCGATCGGCATCCGCTGGCCGGTGTTCCAGAGCAGATGGGAGAGCACCACCAGGCGGGTTTTTGCCGTGAGCTGCTGCTCGAGGGCCTCCAGCACGGCGGCGTCCGTCTGGTCCTGATCGTTGCGCCCTCCCCGCAGATGCTTCACGGGAAGGGCGTGCACGCTAAGGCCCATGCGGCGGGCAAGTTCCAGGCAGGCTGCCACGACACCGGGGTGCTCGCAGTCGCTGATGAGGATGTGATCGCCTTTGCTGATAGGGAGTCCCCAGAGCGGCAGAACGCAGCCACTGGTGACGTTTTCACTCAGGGCCAGGCGATGGGGAGGGACGCCGCAAAGCATGGCCAGCTGAGCCCGCGTGCTGTTCACTTCGGCGCTGATGTAGGGCCAGACATCCGTGGTGAACGGACCCAGCTGCTGAATTCGTTTCCAGCTGGCTGTGATCGCATCCAAAGAGGGATCGGGCAAGGGTCCCTGCCCCCCGTAGTTGAAATAGGTCTTGCCGCTAAGGGCTGGACAGAGATCTCTCAGCATGCGATCAGGCTGGGTGGCATGGATGGGTCGGTTCAGGCTCATGATCGCGAACCTCCTCTTCAACTCGCATCACGAAGCTGCCGGGTGCAGGAGATGGTGCAGTCTCTGTCGTTGAGATCGCATTCGCTGATGCAGTTGAAGTAAACCTCCACGGCATCCCAGGTGGTTTCGCGATCTTTTGAATCCACCAAGACCTGCACCGATTGGATCCGATGGCACTGACTTTGGTTCATGACCGGCTCTGCTGACTGGTTTCAGCTTCCTCCTGCTGAAGGGTGAGAGCGCGCCAGGCAACGAGCGGGTTCCCACCCGGTGGATCTGCCTATCCCATGGCTACGTTTCCGGTGCGGAGAGATCCCTATGACGACCGTCGACTGGCTCGGCATCCTTCACCCCGTGTTGGCGGTGGTGATCATCTACCCCCTGATCGGGATGGTGGTGCGATTGGCGATCCAGACCCGGGCACGACGGTTGCAGACGCTGAAGTGTCCTCCCACTGTGGGGCGTGAACACAGTGATCTGGGCCGCTGGCTGGCGGTGGGCGTGGTGGTGCTGGTGCTCGTGGCCCTCACCGTGGCGATTGCCACTGATCAACCCTTGATGGCCTTTCAAGGCGGAGCCGCAAGGGCTGCGCAGTTGCTGCTGGTGCTTGCCGGCAGCGTTGCGGGATTGGCAGCGCTTTGGGTGTCAAAGGCGCCTGGACTGAGGCTTGCCTTCGTGCTGATCACCTGGGCCGGGGTCCTCGGTTTGGGCGCGCAGCCTGAGGTCTGGCGGCTTTCCGACGATCCGTTTTCGCCTGCCTTCTGGCAGTCCCATTACTGGGCAGGTGTTGCTGTGGTGGGCCTGATGCTGTTTTCTCTCGGTGCCCAGCCAGAGATTCAGCGTGACCTGCGCCTGCGGCGTCTGCACGTCAGCGCCAATGTGCTGGCTGCCGTGCTGTTTGTGGTGCAGGGCATCACCGGCAGCAGAGATCTGCTTGAAATCCCCCTGAGCTGGCAGAAGTCAACGATCTATTCCTGCAACTTCACGGCGCGCACCTGTCCTCCGCTTGCAGCCCCAACCTCGGCGCCGGCCGTCACTCCTTAAGAGGCACTGCTCCCACGTGGTTACAGGTCAATCCGGCTGATTCAGGTAACTCAGGGTTCCAGGGTTGAGGCTCGATCATCCCGAAATCCTTGATGACCTGGAAACGCCCTTCGGAATCGGATCGCGCCAGGAGGGACCGTTTCTTGAAATGCAGGCTCGGCATCATTTGAAGAGAGCCCTGGGGAGCCATCACACGGCGGCCAATCAAGGCGGACCGCACAGCATTGGTTTCTGTGCTGCCAGCGGTCTCCACAGCCTGAGCCCACAGGTGCACCAGGCTGTAGCCAGCCTCTGCTGGGTCGTTGATCACGCGGTGGTAGCCGTAGCGTCGCCGAAAGCGTTGCGCGAAAGCGGTGGATTCCGGCGTCTGCAGGCTCTCAAAAAAACTCCAGCTTGCGTAACTGCCGGCGATATTGCGTCCTCCGATCGCGATCGCCTCCTCTTCCGACACGGAAAGGCTGAGCACCTTGAGTGCAGAACGCTGATTCAATCCTTGTTTTTGCAGGTCCTGGAAGAAAGCGATATTGCTGTCGCCGTTGAGGGTATTCACCACGGCAACCGGACCTTCGTTAAGAGCGGCTTGAATGTCTGCGATCAGCGGTTCAACAGCTGCACTCCCCAGCGGCAAGTAGCGCTCTTTAAGCACACGCGCTTGTGCGCGCTGCGCCTGGGCGCGGATGATGCGATTGGCTGTTCTCGGGTAGACGTAATCCGAGCCGATCAGCAGCAGCCGTTTGCTGTGATTGTTCAGCATCCAATTCAGGGCCGGCTCGGATTGCTGGTTGGGAACCGATCCTCCATACACCACAACAGCAGAGCACTCCTGTCCCTCGTATTGCACCGGGTAGAACAGAAGTTTGTTGTTGGTCTCCATCACTGGAACCATGGCTTTGCGGCTGGCGGAGGTCCATCCACCGAAGATCGCCACCACCTTGTCTTCGTTCAGCAGTCGTTGTGCCTTGCGAGCGAACTCGGCGGGGTCAGACATGCCGTCCTCTTCGATGGCCTCAACCAGCACTACCCGACCGTTGAGTTTGAGGCCGCCAGCGGCATTGATCTCTTCGATCGCCAGACGCTCCGCCTCGGCCACTGTGGCTTCAGAGAGCGCCATGGTGCCGGTCCGCGAGTGCAGGATGCCAACGCGGATTGTGCCTGTGTTCTGCGGCCCACTGCGCTGCCCGCAGCTGAGGAGCAACAGCGAGCCCAGCAGGCTGATCACGCCTGAAAGGCCTCTCCGCGTCGCAGTCGCGATTCCCTGGTTCATCGTCGTCCCCAGCTGATCACCGCGGTCAGCACCAGCAGGCCCAGGGAGAGGTACTGAAAACGCATGTCGGCTTGATTGATCCGCCGCATGGTGCTGGCCTTCTGCTCATCCGGTGCAGCCAC
The sequence above is a segment of the Synechococcus sp. PROS-7-1 genome. Coding sequences within it:
- a CDS encoding tryptophan 7-halogenase; this encodes MRLAILGAGTAGAIATRMLRRQFPNATICIIHSPVIPTIGVGEGGGPWFRRWLDEEDITAEIMTNEANATKKRGICFENWGNHAKKYNHLFTPTGIGYSYHFDAAKTANILLRNIDINVIKRTASEHLAQNHQKVAVELDRGEKELFDYVIDCRGFKHAEKNPQGEKARPLIANMATLQKCQEEKLDSSPRPNLKTTKAVARPFGWIFQIPLNNRLSIGYVHDSSLSTAKVINQDLDRYLEERGLLAINTRKTVQFESHLGDKHLEGRVYSLGNRAGFIEPLEATTIELTIHHCKLIAAHIKNRERISGNYWMIARSEQRFNSIASSNMERIALFVSWHYSNGSIYNTDYWRKAKRNHERLVNNQVSKATAREFLIWRDTQYTEECSRKPSKGRDQMFFAWNAHSFDAIRRSIE
- a CDS encoding TSUP family transporter, with amino-acid sequence MLETFFSQPIPWLAVVLAILSAFLMGFGRSGLGTGGFIASPLMVFAIGAVNGVAVVALLMLPAALLGVWQHRAGARRTLLLPLLPSAAIGTAIGGLILWGLVSNGEEAEVHRRLELLVALLCLVYGLLLVLRDRLAHLGGGAEAPRASGLVLMGSAVGISQTVSNTGSPLMTLYFLRHGLNRGTFVPAQLSYMLVQNILKLIPLISLGLLTPINATAGLILIPVTLAGSLAGKRFFLKASETQFFGLYVLLLVMGFAVSLGLLIGRIPCLRVLDTLI
- a CDS encoding aminotransferase class V-fold PLP-dependent enzyme; the protein is MSLNRPIHATQPDRMLRDLCPALSGKTYFNYGGQGPLPDPSLDAITASWKRIQQLGPFTTDVWPYISAEVNSTRAQLAMLCGVPPHRLALSENVTSGCVLPLWGLPISKGDHILISDCEHPGVVAACLELARRMGLSVHALPVKHLRGGRNDQDQTDAAVLEALEQQLTAKTRLVVLSHLLWNTGQRMPIAAVAAQLQQHPGQPFLLVDAAQSMGQIPVDEAAAAADIYAFTGHKWACGPEGLGGVALSERVLEESNPTLIGWRSLRDETRASLDDPHPFHADSRRFEVATSCVPLMAGLRCSLDQLEQEGGPGQRLERIRLLSERLWQELSNVPGVVPLLDGPPAAGLVSFELDPNTTTLQPAQVVKRLGEQGIWIRDLADPSCLRACTHVCSNDSELQTLANAIRHVTASWT
- a CDS encoding DUF4079 domain-containing protein; translated protein: MTTVDWLGILHPVLAVVIIYPLIGMVVRLAIQTRARRLQTLKCPPTVGREHSDLGRWLAVGVVVLVLVALTVAIATDQPLMAFQGGAARAAQLLLVLAGSVAGLAALWVSKAPGLRLAFVLITWAGVLGLGAQPEVWRLSDDPFSPAFWQSHYWAGVAVVGLMLFSLGAQPEIQRDLRLRRLHVSANVLAAVLFVVQGITGSRDLLEIPLSWQKSTIYSCNFTARTCPPLAAPTSAPAVTP
- a CDS encoding urea ABC transporter substrate-binding protein, whose amino-acid sequence is MISLLGSLLLLSCGQRSGPQNTGTIRVGILHSRTGTMALSEATVAEAERLAIEEINAAGGLKLNGRVVLVEAIEEDGMSDPAEFARKAQRLLNEDKVVAIFGGWTSASRKAMVPVMETNNKLLFYPVQYEGQECSAVVVYGGSVPNQQSEPALNWMLNNHSKRLLLIGSDYVYPRTANRIIRAQAQRAQARVLKERYLPLGSAAVEPLIADIQAALNEGPVAVVNTLNGDSNIAFFQDLQKQGLNQRSALKVLSLSVSEEEAIAIGGRNIAGSYASWSFFESLQTPESTAFAQRFRRRYGYHRVINDPAEAGYSLVHLWAQAVETAGSTETNAVRSALIGRRVMAPQGSLQMMPSLHFKKRSLLARSDSEGRFQVIKDFGMIEPQPWNPELPESAGLTCNHVGAVPLKE